The window ACCCTGTTGACCAGGTTAAAGACCTTCATAAGATTGGTTTTTGAAGCAAGGGCCCTTTCCGATGCTCTCTGAATGACGGGACCGTCAGCAAGCGGGTCAGAAAAAGGAACGCCAAGCTCTATAATATCCGCGCCGCCCTCTTCCAGGGCATAGATCAGCTGTTCCGTTGCCTCGATAGAAGGGTCTCCCGCCATGATGTAGGTTATAAGCGCCTTCTCATTTTGCTTTTTAAGTTGCTTAAAAGTTTTGGAAATGGCTGTCAAAGTGTTACTCCCAGTATATGGGCAACATGGTTTACATCTTTATCACCCCGTCCCGAGAGGTTGACGATGATGATTTCGTCCTTGTCCATGTCAGGGGCCACCCTGATGGCATGGGCAAGGGCGTGTGAGCTTTCGAGGGCCGGAATTATCCCTTCCTGACGGCCCAGTATTTTAAATGCATCAAGCGCATCGTCATTTGTTGCGTAGGTGTAATCGATTCTTTCCTTATCTTTATAGTAGCAGTGTTCGGGGCCGACACTGGCATAATCGAGACCTGCCGAAACAGAGTGTGTTTCCAGCACCTGGCCATCTTCGTCCTGCAAGAGGTAGCTCTTTGTTCCCTGAAGAATGCCAACGGTGCCACCGGCAAAACGGGCTGCATGCCTGCCCGAGCCGATGCCTTCACCGCCCGCCTCAACGCCGACCATTTTTACACTTTCGTCTTTCAAAAAGGGGTAGAAAAGGCCCATTGCATTACTTCCTCCGCCGACACAGGCAATGAGAAGGTCCGGCAGCCGTCCTTCTTTCTTCAATATTTGTTTTCTTGCTTCCTTGCCTATAACGGACTGGAAGTTTCTTACCATGACCGGGTAGGGATGAGGGCCGAAAACCGTCCCCATAACATAGTAGGTTTCTTCCACGTTAGTCACCCAGTCCCTGATGGCTTCATTAATGGCGTCTTTTAATGTTTTACTGCCGTTATCGACAGCGGTCACTTTGGCGCCGAGAAGCTTCATGCGAAAAACGTTAAGCGACTGCCTGCGCATGTCCTCCGTTCCCATGTAAACTTCACAGTCCAGACCGAGATAAGATGCCGCTGTTGCCGTTGCTACACCATGTTGACCTGCCCCTGTCTCTGCAATGAGCCGGTTTTTTCCCATCATTTTCGCAAGCAGGGCCTGAGAAAGGGCATTATTTATCTTGTGGGCTCCCGTATGGCAGAGATCCTCTCTT of the Deltaproteobacteria bacterium genome contains:
- the trpB gene encoding tryptophan synthase subunit beta; this encodes MNHLLPDRNGHFGLYGGKYVPETLMAPLEELENAYKKFLKDSHFKSILKQCMSDYIGRETPLYFAEHLTEALGGARVYLKREDLCHTGAHKINNALSQALLAKMMGKNRLIAETGAGQHGVATATAASYLGLDCEVYMGTEDMRRQSLNVFRMKLLGAKVTAVDNGSKTLKDAINEAIRDWVTNVEETYYVMGTVFGPHPYPVMVRNFQSVIGKEARKQILKKEGRLPDLLIACVGGGSNAMGLFYPFLKDESVKMVGVEAGGEGIGSGRHAARFAGGTVGILQGTKSYLLQDEDGQVLETHSVSAGLDYASVGPEHCYYKDKERIDYTYATNDDALDAFKILGRQEGIIPALESSHALAHAIRVAPDMDKDEIIIVNLSGRGDKDVNHVAHILGVTL